The DNA region CGCTCGATGCTGCGGACAAAGCCGACATAATCCTGGTCCTCCGTCAATAGTCCATGTTCCGTCATGTTATCATCCTGTTACTGTAAATTATTCTGACCTGCTTAGCAATTCCTGTTCGGCTACAGCCAAGGAGCAAGCGTTTTCTCATATTGCACCAGCTCCGACTCATCGAAAAAGTTGGCGATCTCGCGCTGCGCGCTCTCCGGCGAATCCGATCCGTGGATCAGATTATGCGGCGTATGGGAGGCAAAGTCGCCGCGGATCGTACCCGGCTGCGCTTCCTTCACATTCGTTTTGCCGATGACCTGACGGGACAGGGCGATAATGTCATCGCCTTCCCATACCATCGCGAATACCGGTCCCGAAGTAATAAAGCCGACGAGATTATCGTAGAAATCCTTACCTTCATGCTCCGCATAATGGCGCTTTGCCTGCTCGTCCGAAATCTGCAGAAACTTGCCGGCAACCATTTTGAAGCCTTTATCCTCCAAACGGCCGACGATGCGGCCGATCAATCCGCGCTGGACCCCATCCGGCTTAATCATTAAAAAAGTACGTTCCATTGCCCTCATCACTTTCCTCTCCTGCCAGGATATTGAACAATCTTGCCATGCTCATGTGATGTTACATGTGTACCCTTATTTTAACAGAAAGCGTCTCCTGCCGATATGACTAATATGACCGCTTGGTTATAAAATGTGCGATATCCTTCAGCTGTTTTCTCGTCTTGATGTCCGGGAGGTCCGCCAAGGCGTCCAGCGCCTTCGCGATATACCGGTCCGCCAGCGCTTCCGATCTGGCGATCCCGCTGCTCGACGTCACAAGCTTAACGGCTTCGGTAACGTCGCACTGGCCGTTCAGCGCATGGATCCGGTCCAGCTCTTTCAGCAGCGGCTCCCTGCGCTCGGGATCCTCGAGGGCATAGATGACCGGGAGCGTGATATTCCCTTGGCGCATGTCGCTTCCCGGCGGCTTGCCGATCTGCTTCTCGCTGCCGCACAGGTCCAGGAGGTCGTCCTGGATCTGAAAGGCCATTCCGACATTGTAGCCGAACCTGTACAGGCTGGCCGCGATTCTCCGGTCCGCATCGGCGGCCAGCGCTCCGAGCTGGCAGCTGATCGCGATCAGGAGGGAGGTTTTGCGGCGGATACGCAGCAGGTACCTTCTGACATCCTGCGAGACATTAAAGAAATCGCGGATTTGCTCCATCTCGCCGATGGACATCTCAACCATGGCTTTGGCCAGAATTTGATGAATTTCCGGCTGCTTCAGCCGGGTGGTCAAATCCAGCGCCTTGCCGTATATGTAATCGCCGGTGTACATCGCGATCCGATTGTCCCATTTCGCTTTTACCGTCGGCTTCCCCCGGCGCGTGCTGGCATCATCGATCACGTCGTCATGCACCAGAGAAGCGCTGTGAATCAGCTCCAGAGGTACGGCAACATGCTTCAGCTTCTCAATGTCATAGCTGCCGAACTTGCCGCCCATCAGAACGAAAACGGGACGAAGCCGCTTGCCGCCCGCCCGGAGCAGATGCAGCGAGGTCTCCGTCAGTTCCGGACTGTCGCCTTCCACACTGCGGTACAGCTCTTTTTCAATGACATCCATATCTTTTTTAAGAGTTCCGAATATATCAAATCGTTTCATTTCTTCACCCGCACGCTTCGTTTCTCATTCCACAGCTCCGGCACGACGAGATGATCCAGCAGGCCGAGCTCATAAGCGAATTTGAAATATAAGCGAAGTCCTTCCTGTTGTCGTTCATCAAAATCGTAGCACAGGTTCGTAAAATAATGCTGCCAGTAGGCTGCGCTTCCCCCGATCCGGCTGACCGCCTCCTCAACGATCGGGGTCAAATCGCTCAAGCTCCGCCGCTTGCTGTCAAGGAACATATCGGCGATCTCCGCCATGCCTTCCGGATCACGCTCCACGGCGTCCCGGTTCACCGCCCAGACGGCAAACGTCATGCTGCACCCCGTCCAATCCTTCCACCACTGGCCGAGATCCGTT from Paenibacillus ihbetae includes:
- the ndk gene encoding nucleoside-diphosphate kinase, with the protein product MERTFLMIKPDGVQRGLIGRIVGRLEDKGFKMVAGKFLQISDEQAKRHYAEHEGKDFYDNLVGFITSGPVFAMVWEGDDIIALSRQVIGKTNVKEAQPGTIRGDFASHTPHNLIHGSDSPESAQREIANFFDESELVQYEKTLAPWL
- a CDS encoding polyprenyl synthetase family protein — translated: MKRFDIFGTLKKDMDVIEKELYRSVEGDSPELTETSLHLLRAGGKRLRPVFVLMGGKFGSYDIEKLKHVAVPLELIHSASLVHDDVIDDASTRRGKPTVKAKWDNRIAMYTGDYIYGKALDLTTRLKQPEIHQILAKAMVEMSIGEMEQIRDFFNVSQDVRRYLLRIRRKTSLLIAISCQLGALAADADRRIAASLYRFGYNVGMAFQIQDDLLDLCGSEKQIGKPPGSDMRQGNITLPVIYALEDPERREPLLKELDRIHALNGQCDVTEAVKLVTSSSGIARSEALADRYIAKALDALADLPDIKTRKQLKDIAHFITKRSY